Proteins co-encoded in one Coriobacteriia bacterium genomic window:
- the rph gene encoding ribonuclease PH, producing MQRAEGRADDALRTVRMTRRYLRHAHGSCLFELGDTRVLCAASLTEGVAAWRRGSGLGWVTAEYALLPASTHTRSRRETGAGGLGGRTHEIQRLIGRSLRAVIDMSGLGGEYTMNVDCDVIQADGGTRTAAITGAFVAAHDALSTWRDAGRIAEIPLVEHVAGISVGMVDGVAKLDLDYAEDSVAEVDMNVVMDGRDRFIEVQGTGEKAPFDRARLDALLDLGSAGVERLVRMQREVLVRDLESFEG from the coding sequence ATGCAGCGCGCGGAAGGCCGGGCCGACGACGCCTTGCGGACGGTGCGGATGACGCGGCGCTACCTGCGGCACGCGCACGGCAGCTGCCTGTTCGAGCTGGGCGACACGCGGGTGCTGTGCGCCGCGTCGCTGACCGAGGGCGTCGCGGCGTGGCGGCGGGGCTCGGGCCTGGGCTGGGTCACGGCAGAGTATGCCCTGCTGCCCGCCTCCACGCACACCCGCTCCCGCCGCGAGACGGGGGCAGGCGGCCTGGGCGGGCGCACGCACGAGATCCAGCGGCTCATCGGCCGCTCGCTGCGGGCGGTGATCGACATGTCGGGCTTGGGCGGCGAGTACACGATGAACGTGGACTGCGACGTGATCCAGGCCGACGGCGGTACCCGGACCGCGGCGATCACCGGCGCCTTCGTGGCCGCGCACGACGCGCTGTCCACGTGGCGTGACGCCGGCAGGATCGCCGAGATCCCGCTGGTCGAGCACGTGGCGGGCATCTCGGTGGGCATGGTCGACGGGGTGGCCAAGCTCGACCTGGACTACGCCGAGGACAGCGTCGCCGAGGTGGACATGAACGTGGTCATGGACGGGCGTGACCGCTTCATCGAGGTGCAGGGCACCGGCGAGAAGGCGCCGTTCGACCGCGCCCGGCTCGACGCGCTTCTGGACCTCGGGTCGGCGGGCGTCGAGCGGCTGGTGCGCATGCAGCGCGAGGTCCTCGTGCGCGACCTCGAGAGCTTCGAGGGCTGA
- a CDS encoding hydrogenase maturation protease, protein MICIGNEARGDDGVACEVARRLDGLPALRVLSAPQLDVAMAAEIASANRVTFVDAERRGAPPVERREVLPAPFLAGPTTHTLDPAGLLALAEALYGRAPAAEILTLAAPEMEHAEGLSPVAALAAAMAEAMLPRGAGRLEEG, encoded by the coding sequence GTGATCTGCATCGGGAACGAGGCACGCGGCGACGACGGAGTCGCCTGCGAGGTCGCGCGACGCCTGGACGGCCTGCCCGCCCTCCGCGTGCTCTCCGCTCCGCAGCTCGACGTGGCGATGGCCGCCGAGATCGCGTCCGCGAACCGCGTGACGTTCGTGGACGCCGAGCGGCGCGGCGCGCCCCCCGTCGAGCGCCGCGAGGTGCTTCCCGCCCCCTTCCTCGCCGGGCCGACGACGCACACGCTGGACCCCGCCGGGCTCCTCGCGCTCGCCGAGGCGCTCTACGGCCGCGCGCCGGCCGCCGAGATCCTCACGCTGGCCGCGCCGGAGATGGAGCACGCCGAAGGGCTCTCGCCGGTGGCCGCCCTGGCGGCCGCCATGGCGGAGGCGATGCTCCCCCGCGGCGCAGGGCGCCTCGAGGAGGGGTAG
- a CDS encoding F420-nonreducing hydrogenase, translating to MSGNGPDRPTLATIVLGGCMGCHLSLLDAHEALLDLLGEVDLVHSPLTCGDELPACDVLLVEGAVGSAEDERRLREARGRATTLVALGTCAAHGGIAGLRNLSRLDDVLATAYGDGAPAGEGVPALAERVRPLSAVVDVDLEVPGCSPNTELVLHGVEAALGRREPDARRRNLCAECERVHETMLHPSREFVSDAVYALMELEAIDPGRCFLEQGVLCMGPMTREGCGVRCAKANVPCRGCAGPSRREFEQGGKAIDALAAVLPAGAIMFLDDLIGTGYRFTLPVSILPGLLGSAGGEPAREDAEDAEGGGLVA from the coding sequence ATGAGCGGGAACGGGCCGGACCGGCCGACGCTGGCCACGATCGTGCTGGGCGGGTGCATGGGATGCCACCTCTCGCTGCTGGACGCCCACGAGGCGCTGTTGGACCTCCTCGGCGAGGTCGACCTGGTGCACTCACCGCTGACGTGCGGCGACGAGCTGCCCGCCTGCGACGTGCTGCTCGTCGAGGGGGCCGTCGGCAGCGCCGAGGACGAGCGGCGTCTGCGCGAGGCCCGCGGCAGGGCGACGACGCTGGTGGCGCTGGGTACCTGCGCGGCGCACGGCGGCATAGCGGGACTGCGCAACCTCAGCAGGCTGGACGACGTGTTGGCGACCGCGTACGGAGACGGCGCTCCAGCCGGCGAGGGGGTGCCCGCGCTGGCCGAGCGGGTGCGCCCGCTCTCCGCGGTGGTGGACGTGGACCTGGAGGTCCCGGGGTGTTCGCCCAACACCGAGCTCGTGCTGCACGGGGTCGAGGCGGCGCTGGGCCGACGGGAGCCCGATGCGAGGCGCCGCAACCTGTGCGCCGAGTGCGAGCGGGTGCACGAGACGATGCTGCACCCTTCGCGCGAGTTCGTCTCCGACGCCGTCTACGCGCTCATGGAGCTCGAGGCGATCGACCCTGGGCGGTGCTTCCTCGAGCAGGGCGTGCTGTGCATGGGGCCGATGACGCGGGAGGGGTGCGGGGTTCGCTGCGCCAAGGCCAACGTGCCCTGCCGTGGATGCGCCGGCCCGTCACGGCGGGAGTTCGAGCAGGGCGGGAAGGCCATAGACGCGCTGGCCGCCGTCCTGCCGGCGGGCGCGATCATGTTCCTCGACGACCTGATCGGGACCGGCTATCGGTTCACGCTGCCCGTGTCCATCCTGCCCGGGCTCCTCGGATCGGCCGGGGGCGAGCCGGCGCGGGAGGACGCGGAGGACGCGGAGGGAGGCGGTCTCGTTGCCTGA
- a CDS encoding MBL fold metallo-hydrolase → MRVTVLGSAASYAGPGQACAGYLIRSGEALVLTDCGNGVLANLGRVADPLALDAVIVTHRHPDHVLDLFSLQSLLRYAPQGPAPALPLYGPPGLMEMLGCMHDEKGRAELAASFEFEPLRDGEESLFGALSVRPVEVDHVDPTFALRLADDGGTMCYTSDTRYGEAVLDAARGCDLLLADATMPEAYAGRAPHMSAGECGRLASEAGAGRLVLTHVWPTNDRIEMAAQARRAFGGPVEVAEELADYDVG, encoded by the coding sequence GTGCGAGTGACCGTGCTGGGCTCGGCCGCCTCGTACGCGGGGCCGGGGCAGGCTTGCGCGGGCTACCTGATCCGCTCCGGGGAGGCGCTCGTGCTGACGGATTGCGGCAACGGGGTGCTGGCGAACCTGGGGCGGGTGGCGGACCCTCTCGCCCTGGACGCGGTGATCGTGACGCATCGCCACCCGGACCACGTCCTCGACCTGTTCTCGCTCCAGTCCCTGCTGCGCTACGCGCCCCAGGGCCCGGCGCCGGCGCTTCCGCTGTACGGGCCGCCCGGGTTGATGGAGATGCTGGGCTGCATGCACGACGAGAAGGGTCGCGCCGAGCTCGCCGCGTCCTTCGAGTTCGAGCCGCTCCGCGACGGCGAGGAGTCGCTCTTCGGCGCGCTGTCCGTCCGCCCGGTCGAGGTCGACCACGTCGACCCCACCTTCGCGCTCCGCCTCGCCGACGACGGCGGGACGATGTGCTACACCTCCGACACGCGGTACGGCGAGGCGGTGCTGGACGCGGCGCGAGGCTGCGACCTGCTGCTCGCCGACGCTACGATGCCGGAGGCCTACGCGGGCCGAGCGCCGCACATGAGCGCAGGGGAGTGCGGGCGCCTCGCGAGCGAGGCGGGGGCCGGCAGGCTGGTGCTGACGCACGTCTGGCCGACGAACGACCGCATCGAGATGGCCGCGCAGGCGCGACGCGCCTTCGGCGGTCCGGTGGAGGTCGCCGAGGAGCTCGCCGACTACGACGTCGGCTGA
- a CDS encoding hydrogenase iron-sulfur subunit — MRAVTLAVYLSRCRGRIGPALDLDALAGELTGQAEVVAVVEDLFDPETTSRMRRDVSAHGLDSVVLGGNSFDHYRRSLSGQHLREALVACGVDSNRIITANLLEQVALPHGDDPAGARGKALALVRVAMLRASVARPTPAEQIAPRRSVLVLGASTEGFVAAERLLRLGYEVTLADRGDAAIRARASTLAATRSYVVGHPATRLVSEARIADGTGWLGDFEIVLATPDAEMRVAAGGLLLAEPHEPAWAAELRGRFRIDVDDEGYARSLDPRTHPAETVEPGVMVVPVRADGSNGRDKVQAADAASLALVLALTRSTVPHVHDVSMVDDTLCGGCASCVKTCAFEACSIDADGLSHVDERRCRGCGKCVVGCPVGARDVLNSPHAYLTGAIAELSVARVPGPKVLGFLCGGCGYPAADRAGEDAAAGAGGYPASFLPLRIPCGGRLDTLYVLEAFRAGFEAVTVFRCREGHCHNVIGNLDMDRRVNLLRTVLRSRGIDDGRLRIADVSPDEGGGFVGHLEAVFAALPELSATGGAR, encoded by the coding sequence GTGAGGGCCGTGACTCTCGCTGTATACCTGTCGCGTTGTCGCGGCAGGATCGGTCCCGCGCTGGACCTCGATGCGCTGGCCGGGGAGCTCACGGGGCAGGCGGAGGTCGTCGCTGTCGTCGAGGACCTGTTCGACCCCGAGACGACGTCCCGGATGCGCCGCGACGTCAGCGCGCACGGGCTGGACTCGGTAGTGCTGGGCGGCAACTCGTTCGACCACTACCGGCGCAGCCTGTCGGGACAGCACCTGCGCGAGGCGCTGGTCGCGTGCGGCGTCGACTCGAACCGCATCATCACGGCGAACCTGCTCGAGCAGGTGGCTCTCCCGCACGGCGACGACCCGGCGGGCGCTCGGGGCAAGGCCCTGGCGCTCGTCCGGGTGGCGATGCTGCGAGCGTCGGTGGCGCGACCGACCCCGGCCGAGCAGATCGCCCCTCGCCGCTCCGTGCTCGTGCTCGGCGCCTCCACCGAGGGCTTCGTCGCGGCGGAGCGGCTCCTGCGGCTCGGGTACGAGGTCACGTTGGCCGACAGGGGCGATGCCGCGATCCGCGCTCGCGCAAGCACGCTCGCCGCGACGAGGTCCTACGTGGTGGGCCACCCGGCCACCCGCCTCGTGAGCGAGGCGCGGATCGCCGACGGGACGGGCTGGCTGGGCGACTTCGAGATCGTGCTCGCGACGCCGGACGCGGAGATGCGCGTGGCCGCGGGCGGGCTCTTGCTCGCCGAGCCGCACGAGCCGGCGTGGGCGGCCGAACTGCGCGGGCGTTTCCGGATCGACGTGGACGACGAGGGGTACGCCCGGTCGCTCGACCCACGGACGCATCCGGCCGAGACGGTGGAGCCCGGGGTCATGGTCGTGCCCGTGCGCGCCGACGGCTCGAACGGACGCGACAAGGTGCAGGCGGCCGACGCCGCCTCCCTGGCGCTCGTGCTCGCTCTCACCCGCTCCACCGTGCCGCACGTGCACGACGTCTCGATGGTGGACGACACGCTGTGCGGCGGTTGCGCCTCGTGCGTGAAGACGTGCGCGTTCGAGGCCTGCTCGATCGATGCGGACGGGTTGTCGCACGTGGACGAACGGCGCTGCCGCGGCTGCGGGAAGTGCGTGGTGGGATGCCCCGTCGGTGCTCGCGACGTGCTCAACTCGCCGCACGCGTACCTCACGGGCGCCATCGCCGAGCTCTCCGTCGCGCGCGTGCCGGGCCCCAAGGTGCTCGGCTTCCTCTGCGGCGGCTGCGGCTACCCCGCGGCGGATCGCGCGGGGGAGGACGCCGCGGCCGGGGCGGGAGGCTACCCGGCGTCCTTCCTGCCCCTGCGCATCCCGTGCGGCGGACGGCTCGACACGCTATACGTGCTGGAGGCGTTCCGGGCGGGCTTCGAAGCGGTCACCGTGTTCCGCTGCCGCGAGGGTCACTGCCACAACGTGATCGGCAACCTGGACATGGACCGGCGCGTGAACCTCCTGCGTACGGTGCTGCGCTCGCGCGGCATCGACGACGGCCGGCTGCGGATAGCGGACGTATCGCCCGACGAGGGCGGGGGTTTCGTCGGCCACCTGGAGGCCGTGTTCGCGGCGCTGCCGGAGCTCTCGGCGACCGGAGGTGCCCGATGA
- the cheB gene encoding chemotaxis-specific protein-glutamate methyltransferase CheB gives MPHDKPIRVLIVDDSLVAREMLSQILASDPSIEVADTARDGAEGVEKCARLRPDLVTMDIHMPRMDGLEATERIMAYTPTPILVVSSSVYGPGIGRAFDALAAGALEVIKKPEPRDWADLQRIGADVIRKVRILSRVPVITHVLGRRRTAAAHAVADAPLASPGGLAVVAVASSTGGPSALQTVLGELREDLPVPIVVAQHIADGFVPGLVAWLQAGCAIRMRAAEDGERMVPGVVYFAVTGCNTRVDGLTLRFAQPGPEQLYVPSADTLFESVADSHGKRALGVILTGMGADGAAGLKRLRGAGAPTIAQDEGSSTVFGMPRAAVEAGAAAAVMPVTVIAEEIERLVMGHREAGEAS, from the coding sequence TTGCCGCACGACAAGCCGATCCGCGTGCTGATCGTGGACGACTCCCTGGTCGCTCGCGAGATGCTCTCGCAGATCCTGGCCAGCGACCCCTCGATCGAAGTCGCGGACACGGCGCGTGACGGCGCCGAGGGCGTCGAGAAGTGTGCCCGGTTGCGCCCGGACCTCGTCACCATGGACATCCACATGCCCAGGATGGACGGGCTTGAGGCCACCGAGCGCATCATGGCCTACACGCCCACCCCGATCCTCGTGGTCTCCTCGTCGGTGTACGGTCCGGGCATAGGGCGCGCCTTCGACGCGCTCGCGGCCGGCGCGCTCGAGGTCATCAAGAAGCCCGAGCCGCGGGACTGGGCGGACCTCCAGCGCATCGGCGCCGACGTGATACGCAAGGTGCGCATCCTCTCGCGCGTGCCGGTGATAACGCACGTGCTCGGGCGCCGGCGGACAGCCGCCGCGCACGCGGTCGCCGACGCGCCGCTCGCCTCGCCGGGCGGGCTCGCCGTCGTGGCGGTCGCCTCGTCCACCGGCGGGCCGTCGGCGCTGCAGACGGTGCTGGGCGAGCTGCGGGAGGACCTGCCCGTGCCGATCGTCGTGGCGCAGCACATCGCCGACGGTTTCGTGCCCGGGCTCGTGGCGTGGCTCCAGGCGGGCTGCGCCATCCGGATGCGAGCCGCCGAGGACGGGGAGCGCATGGTGCCGGGCGTCGTGTACTTCGCCGTCACGGGCTGCAACACGCGTGTCGACGGACTGACGTTGCGCTTCGCCCAGCCCGGTCCCGAACAGCTCTACGTCCCCTCGGCCGACACGCTCTTCGAGTCCGTGGCCGACAGTCACGGCAAGCGGGCGCTCGGTGTGATCCTGACGGGCATGGGAGCCGACGGGGCGGCCGGGCTGAAGCGGCTGCGGGGGGCCGGAGCCCCCACCATCGCCCAGGACGAGGGCTCCTCGACCGTCTTCGGGATGCCCAGGGCGGCCGTCGAGGCCGGGGCGGCCGCGGCGGTGATGCCCGTCACCGTCATCGCCGAGGAGATCGAACGCCTGGTGATGGGCCACCGCGAAGCCGGAGAGGCGTCCTGA
- a CDS encoding Ni/Fe hydrogenase subunit alpha, with protein MPETVRLAPLKRLEGHGRVTLHLAEDGTVGSAHFDVTEFRGFERLVEGRMAWEMPLVTSRVCGICPVSHHVAAVKAVEAMLGVQPPRAGRLLRELLHLAGFVHDHALHFFFLAGPDFLTGDGAGSRDILGVVEGRPDLARAAIALRRTGQTIVETVGGQGHPVTAIPGGMSRGISDETRLELLGLVREAVPEAAAAERVARESTLRLLDEHPGFGSSATPYVGLLAEDGRLDLYDGALSVVLPSGALTSFPPSEYPEHIAERTLQHSFAKVPYLRAGGDRGVVYRVGPLARLNLAASTGGERADALLAECRETLGAPVHHTLAYHWARMIELVAVLERMEAVLGDAEVASPEVRVRVSRGGGSGVGVVEAPRGTLIHRYEADEVGRVTAAELIVATTHNNAAIDAAVAEAVGGADARSGLDDAARRRMELGIRAYDPCLSCATHEVGRMPLEVRVVSPEGWPPGTEGAA; from the coding sequence TTGCCTGAGACGGTGCGCCTGGCGCCGCTGAAGCGTCTCGAGGGGCACGGCCGCGTCACGCTCCACCTCGCCGAGGACGGTACCGTTGGCTCGGCCCACTTCGACGTGACGGAGTTCCGAGGCTTCGAGCGGCTCGTCGAGGGCCGCATGGCGTGGGAGATGCCGCTGGTCACGAGCCGCGTCTGCGGCATCTGCCCGGTGAGCCATCACGTGGCCGCCGTCAAGGCCGTCGAAGCGATGCTGGGCGTGCAGCCGCCCCGGGCGGGCAGGCTGCTGCGCGAGCTGCTCCACCTGGCGGGCTTCGTCCACGACCACGCGCTGCACTTCTTCTTCCTCGCCGGACCGGACTTCCTCACCGGCGATGGCGCCGGCAGCCGCGACATCCTCGGGGTCGTCGAGGGGCGGCCGGACCTCGCCCGCGCCGCCATCGCGCTGCGCAGGACGGGCCAGACGATCGTCGAGACCGTGGGCGGCCAAGGACACCCGGTGACGGCGATACCGGGTGGCATGAGCCGGGGGATCTCCGACGAGACCCGCCTCGAGCTCCTCGGCCTCGTGCGGGAAGCTGTCCCGGAGGCGGCAGCCGCCGAGCGGGTCGCCAGGGAGAGCACGCTGCGCCTGCTCGACGAGCATCCCGGTTTCGGGTCGTCCGCCACGCCGTACGTCGGCCTTCTCGCCGAGGACGGCCGGCTGGACCTGTACGACGGCGCGCTGTCCGTGGTCCTGCCGAGCGGGGCGCTCACGTCGTTCCCCCCGTCCGAGTACCCCGAACACATCGCGGAGCGCACGCTTCAGCACAGCTTCGCGAAAGTGCCGTACCTGCGAGCCGGCGGGGACCGGGGGGTCGTCTACCGCGTGGGGCCGCTCGCGCGGCTGAACCTCGCCGCTTCGACGGGCGGCGAGCGGGCCGACGCGCTCCTGGCCGAGTGCCGGGAGACGCTGGGCGCTCCCGTGCATCACACACTCGCGTACCACTGGGCGCGCATGATCGAGCTGGTCGCGGTGCTGGAACGCATGGAGGCCGTCCTCGGCGACGCCGAGGTGGCCTCGCCGGAGGTGCGCGTACGCGTCTCGCGCGGCGGCGGCAGCGGCGTCGGGGTCGTCGAGGCCCCCCGAGGGACGCTCATCCACCGCTACGAGGCCGACGAGGTCGGCCGTGTCACCGCCGCGGAGCTCATCGTGGCCACGACGCACAACAACGCCGCCATCGACGCCGCGGTAGCCGAGGCGGTCGGCGGAGCCGACGCACGCTCGGGGTTGGACGACGCCGCGCGGCGCCGCATGGAGCTCGGCATCCGCGCCTACGACCCCTGCTTGTCGTGCGCGACCCACGAGGTCGGGCGCATGCCGCTCGAGGTCCGCGTCGTCTCGCCGGAGGGTTGGCCCCCGGGGACGGAGGGGGCGGCGTAG
- the rdgB gene encoding RdgB/HAM1 family non-canonical purine NTP pyrophosphatase, producing MDAGVRRIAVATSNTGKLAEIRTALAVPGWRFVSVSELGLWPEVPETGESFFANALIKAEAARERFGLAALADDSGLEVDALGGAPGVRSSRYAGEPSSDARNNEKLLAELADVPEERRTARFRSVVVLLDEDGTMHLGEGTCEGRIASEPRGEGGFGYDPIFLPDDAPGRTMAELGMEEKNAVSHRGAALRALREGLAPFR from the coding sequence GTGGACGCCGGCGTCAGGCGGATAGCGGTGGCCACCTCCAACACCGGCAAGCTCGCCGAGATACGCACAGCGCTGGCCGTGCCCGGCTGGCGCTTCGTCTCCGTCTCCGAGCTGGGCCTGTGGCCCGAGGTACCCGAGACCGGCGAGAGCTTCTTCGCCAACGCGCTCATCAAGGCCGAGGCGGCCCGGGAGCGGTTCGGCCTCGCGGCTCTGGCCGACGACAGCGGGCTGGAGGTCGACGCGTTGGGCGGGGCGCCGGGCGTCCGCTCGTCGCGCTACGCCGGCGAGCCCTCCTCGGACGCCCGGAACAACGAGAAGCTCCTCGCGGAGCTGGCCGACGTCCCCGAGGAGCGCCGGACGGCACGCTTCCGCAGCGTGGTCGTGCTGCTCGACGAGGACGGGACGATGCACCTCGGCGAGGGGACCTGCGAGGGGCGCATCGCGTCCGAGCCCAGGGGCGAGGGCGGCTTCGGGTACGACCCGATCTTCCTTCCCGACGACGCGCCCGGACGCACGATGGCCGAGCTCGGGATGGAGGAGAAGAACGCCGTCAGCCACCGCGGCGCGGCGCTCAGGGCGCTGCGCGAGGGCCTGGCCCCCTTCCGCTAG
- a CDS encoding glutamate racemase — translation MPPGILLPMDERPIGMFDSGLGGLTVARAVADALPGEDIVYFGDTARCPYGPRDLAEVRGFVLQIGTWLAARDVKLIVVACNTGTAAGLALAQRVFDVPVIGVVEPGARAAVKATVNRKVGVIGTVGTIESEAYPRAVRAIDAGVTVFSMATPKFVEAAEAGIRTGIYEVSRSYLDPLRRTGIDTLILGCTHFPLIDTAIRNGIGRGVQLISSAEEVAAEVVDTLERRGQLASAGRTGRHRFATTGDPGEFQRPGGSVFGGSLGHAERVELAALESLMDERLRAALVEAADADAREVAACE, via the coding sequence ATGCCGCCGGGTATACTGCTCCCTATGGATGAACGCCCCATCGGCATGTTCGACTCGGGCCTCGGCGGGCTCACCGTGGCACGCGCCGTCGCGGACGCGCTGCCCGGCGAGGACATCGTGTACTTCGGCGACACCGCGCGCTGCCCGTACGGCCCGAGGGACCTGGCCGAGGTCCGCGGCTTCGTGCTCCAGATCGGCACCTGGCTGGCCGCCCGCGACGTCAAGCTGATCGTCGTCGCGTGCAACACCGGCACCGCCGCGGGTCTGGCGCTGGCGCAGCGCGTGTTCGACGTGCCCGTCATCGGCGTGGTGGAGCCGGGGGCGCGCGCCGCGGTGAAGGCCACGGTCAACCGCAAAGTAGGCGTCATCGGCACCGTAGGGACGATCGAATCCGAGGCCTACCCTCGCGCCGTGAGGGCCATCGACGCGGGGGTCACCGTCTTCTCGATGGCCACGCCCAAGTTCGTCGAGGCGGCCGAGGCGGGCATCAGGACCGGCATCTACGAGGTCTCCCGCAGCTACCTCGACCCTCTCAGGCGGACGGGCATCGACACGCTCATCCTGGGGTGCACCCACTTCCCGCTCATCGACACGGCGATCCGCAACGGGATCGGGCGGGGCGTGCAGCTGATCTCGTCGGCCGAGGAGGTCGCCGCCGAGGTGGTCGACACGCTCGAGCGCCGAGGACAGCTCGCGTCGGCCGGCAGGACGGGGCGGCACCGCTTCGCGACCACCGGGGACCCGGGCGAGTTCCAGCGGCCGGGCGGGAGCGTCTTCGGAGGCTCGCTCGGTCACGCGGAACGCGTGGAGCTCGCGGCGCTCGAGTCGCTGATGGACGAGCGCCTGCGCGCAGCGCTGGTCGAGGCCGCGGACGCCGACGCCCGGGAGGTGGCCGCGTGCGAGTGA
- a CDS encoding hybrid sensor histidine kinase/response regulator, producing MVEFDRSAFISKFQEEATDLLQRLNEGVIMLESEPGDAALVDRMLRDAHTLKGSSRMVGLLEISDIAHRLEDIMVRVRDKDMAYSAELSECFFEALDAMVYLSDNAGGDTSALDPEDLLARLAALTGGGRREAAEGVAHAVAAGLAAELKAAPPARAEEGAAGASPLTLPGGEPDRAQREETLHKREQTTVRIRTQQVDALLNLISEVVITQIKAEQRASELRAAATEMSDIWQSWVRLKAGLSAVQMEDESLLSTLSDDIELLDALLVERKRAHAAFTKDYGDDTSRSSTVVTDLQEQGMRLRMLPVSTVFNTFPRAMRELARSYRKDVDLIIEGGDTELDKKVLEEINDPLIHIMRNAVDHGLEPAEERRALGKSAKGTIRMSARQEGDHIVIEVADDGQGIDADAVRATAVRKGYVTENEAASMSDREATYLIFEKGFSTSPIITEISGRGVGMDVVREFIVEKLKGSLDVESTSGEGTRFRLTIPLTLAIIRALMLQVGGQVFALPTASVEETLRIDPSSMLKVEGREVIRRQRRTVPLVRLGDILALPSEAAAPGSKVPIATVGFSGHRMGFIVDALLGEQQIVIKNLGTHLCKVDNVAGVTILGAGEVVPILNVPDLMANARTLTGARRRESAAEESRGPRRVLICEDSFTTRELERSIFEAAGYEVEVAMDGAAGLTKLREGLKVDAVVTDVQMPNLTGFELTRAIKGDPVLEQIPVVIVTSLERDEEKAEGIEAGADAYITKSVFNQDTLLDTVERLIH from the coding sequence ATGGTCGAGTTCGACCGCTCGGCGTTCATATCGAAGTTCCAGGAGGAGGCCACCGACCTCCTGCAGCGCCTGAACGAGGGCGTCATCATGCTGGAGAGTGAGCCCGGCGACGCGGCGCTCGTCGACCGGATGCTGCGCGACGCCCACACGCTCAAGGGCAGCTCGCGAATGGTCGGGCTGCTCGAGATCAGCGACATCGCCCACCGCCTCGAGGACATCATGGTGAGGGTGCGCGATAAGGACATGGCGTACTCCGCCGAGCTCTCGGAGTGCTTCTTCGAGGCGCTCGACGCCATGGTGTACCTCTCGGACAACGCCGGCGGCGACACGTCGGCGTTGGACCCGGAAGACCTGCTCGCGCGCCTGGCAGCCCTGACAGGTGGCGGCCGGCGCGAGGCAGCGGAGGGCGTAGCGCATGCGGTGGCCGCCGGGCTCGCCGCGGAGCTCAAGGCGGCTCCGCCGGCCCGGGCGGAGGAGGGAGCGGCGGGTGCTTCTCCGCTTACACTCCCCGGAGGCGAGCCGGATAGAGCGCAGCGCGAAGAGACGCTGCACAAGCGCGAGCAGACCACTGTGCGGATACGCACTCAGCAGGTCGATGCGCTCCTGAACCTCATCAGCGAGGTCGTCATCACGCAGATCAAGGCGGAGCAGCGTGCCAGCGAGCTGCGCGCAGCCGCGACGGAGATGAGCGACATCTGGCAGTCGTGGGTTCGTCTCAAGGCGGGGCTGTCGGCGGTCCAGATGGAGGACGAGAGCCTGCTGTCGACGCTCTCGGACGACATCGAGCTGCTGGATGCGCTGCTGGTCGAGCGAAAGCGCGCCCACGCGGCGTTCACGAAGGACTACGGGGACGACACCTCCCGCTCCTCCACCGTCGTCACGGACCTGCAGGAGCAGGGCATGCGGTTACGCATGTTGCCGGTCTCGACGGTCTTCAACACGTTCCCGCGGGCGATGCGAGAGCTTGCCCGGTCGTACAGGAAGGACGTCGACCTGATCATCGAGGGCGGCGACACCGAGCTGGACAAGAAGGTGCTCGAGGAGATAAACGACCCGCTCATCCACATCATGCGCAACGCCGTGGATCACGGTCTCGAACCGGCCGAGGAGCGGCGCGCGCTGGGCAAGTCGGCCAAGGGCACGATCAGGATGTCGGCCCGCCAGGAGGGCGATCACATCGTGATCGAGGTGGCCGACGACGGACAGGGTATCGACGCCGACGCCGTCCGGGCCACGGCCGTCCGCAAGGGTTACGTGACGGAGAACGAGGCGGCCTCGATGAGCGACCGCGAGGCCACCTACCTCATCTTCGAGAAGGGCTTCTCCACGAGCCCGATCATCACCGAGATCTCCGGCCGGGGCGTCGGCATGGACGTGGTGCGCGAGTTCATCGTCGAGAAGCTCAAGGGCTCGCTGGACGTCGAGTCCACGTCCGGCGAGGGCACCCGGTTCCGCCTCACGATCCCGCTGACGCTAGCGATCATCCGGGCCCTGATGTTGCAGGTCGGCGGGCAGGTCTTCGCGCTGCCGACGGCGTCGGTCGAGGAGACGCTGCGCATCGATCCGTCGAGCATGCTCAAGGTCGAGGGCCGCGAGGTGATCAGGCGGCAGCGCCGAACCGTACCGCTCGTGCGCCTCGGCGACATCCTCGCACTGCCCTCGGAGGCGGCGGCTCCCGGCTCGAAGGTGCCGATAGCCACGGTGGGCTTCTCGGGCCACAGGATGGGCTTCATCGTCGACGCGCTGCTGGGGGAGCAGCAGATCGTGATCAAGAACCTCGGTACGCACCTGTGCAAGGTGGACAACGTCGCCGGGGTCACGATACTGGGGGCAGGGGAGGTCGTGCCGATCCTGAACGTCCCGGACCTGATGGCCAACGCCCGCACGCTCACCGGCGCGCGTCGCAGGGAGTCCGCCGCTGAGGAGAGCAGGGGGCCGCGGCGCGTGTTGATATGCGAGGACTCGTTCACGACGCGCGAGCTCGAGCGGTCCATCTTCGAGGCCGCCGGCTACGAGGTGGAGGTCGCCATGGACGGCGCGGCGGGACTCACCAAGCTGCGGGAGGGCTTGAAGGTCGATGCCGTGGTGACGGACGTGCAGATGCCCAATCTGACCGGCTTCGAGCTCACCCGCGCGATCAAGGGCGACCCGGTGTTGGAGCAGATCCCGGTCGTGATCGTCACCTCGCTGGAGCGCGACGAGGAGAAGGCCGAGGGCATCGAGGCCGGGGCTGACGCCTACATCACCAAGTCCGTCTTCAACCAGGACACGCTGCTGGACACGGTCGAGCGGCTCATCCACTGA